The proteins below are encoded in one region of Methylobacillus flagellatus KT:
- the def gene encoding peptide deformylase, whose amino-acid sequence MPVKPVLKMGEPLLLQKAEPVQQFDTPELHALIKDMEDTMAHLNGAGIAAPQIGVSLRVVIFGVGHNPRYPDAEQVPYTVLVNPTLTPIGEELEDGWEGCLSVPGMRGIVPRYQRLHYTGYDQYGNPIDRLVSGFHARVVQHECDHLDGILYPMRIRDLAQFGFTDVLFPGMVVEDD is encoded by the coding sequence ATGCCTGTTAAACCTGTGCTAAAAATGGGAGAGCCTTTGCTATTGCAAAAGGCAGAGCCTGTCCAACAATTCGATACACCTGAACTTCATGCGTTGATCAAAGATATGGAAGACACCATGGCGCATTTGAACGGTGCTGGGATCGCCGCCCCGCAAATTGGTGTCAGCCTCCGGGTCGTAATTTTTGGTGTGGGCCATAATCCGCGATATCCGGATGCCGAGCAGGTACCCTACACAGTACTGGTTAATCCCACGCTGACCCCGATAGGTGAAGAGCTGGAGGATGGCTGGGAAGGGTGCCTTTCCGTCCCGGGCATGCGCGGCATAGTTCCTCGGTATCAGCGGTTGCATTACACCGGCTATGACCAATATGGAAACCCAATAGACCGCTTGGTTAGCGGTTTCCATGCAAGAGTGGTACAGCACGAATGCGACCACCTAGACGGTATTCTTTACCCGATGCGAATCCGTGACCTTGCCCAGTTTGGCTTTACCGACGTGC